In Ovis aries strain OAR_USU_Benz2616 breed Rambouillet chromosome 17, ARS-UI_Ramb_v3.0, whole genome shotgun sequence, the following proteins share a genomic window:
- the PXMP2 gene encoding peroxisomal membrane protein 2 isoform X1 gives MAPAASKLRAEAGLEPLPRRALSQYLRLLRLYPVLTKAATSGILSALGNFLAQLIEKKQKKENCSQKLDVSGPLRYAIYGFFFTGPLGHFFYLLMERWIPSDVPLAGIKRLLLDRLLFAPAFLSLFFLVMNFLEGQDTAAFTAKMKSGFWPALRMNWRVWTPVQFININYIPVQVRPARCQASSFPRAQPFSRALGHPRFWIPPEAFLSALSCYHYWI, from the exons ATGGCGCCGGCGGCGTCGAAGCTGCGGGCGGAGGCTGGACTAGAGCCGCTCCCGCGGCGGGCGCTCTCCCAGTACCTGCGCCTTTTGCGGCTCTACCCAGTACTCACCAAAGCGGCCACCAG TGGCATTTTGTCAGCACTTGGGAACTTCCTGGCACAGTTGATtgagaagaagcagaaaaaagaaaactgctctCAAAAGCTAGATGTCAGCGGGCCTCTCAGATATGCTATCTATGG GTTTTTTTTTACAGGGCCGCTGGGTCACTTCTTCTACCTCTTGATGGAGCGCTGGATCCCTTCCGATGTCCCCTTGGCAGGCATCAAGAGGCTCCTCCTGGACCGCCTTCTCTTCGCACCTGCCTTCCTGTCTTTGTTCTTCCTTGTCATGAACTTCCTGGAG GGGCAGGACACCGCCGCTTTCACTGCCAAGATGAAGAGCGGGTTCTGGCCGGCGCTGCGGATGAACTGGCGAGTGTGGACACCTGTGCAGTTTATTAACATCAACTATATCCCTGTGCAGGTGAGGCCAGCTAGGTGCCAGGCTTCAAGCTTCCCTAGAGCCCAACCTTTTTCCCGAGCCTTGGGTCATCCCAGGTTCTGGATTCCTCctgaggcttttctctctgctctgagTTGCTACCATTACTGGATTTGA
- the PXMP2 gene encoding peroxisomal membrane protein 2 isoform X2 — MAPAASKLRAEAGLEPLPRRALSQYLRLLRLYPVLTKAATSGILSALGNFLAQLIEKKQKKENCSQKLDVSGPLRYAIYGFFFTGPLGHFFYLLMERWIPSDVPLAGIKRLLLDRLLFAPAFLSLFFLVMNFLEGQDTAAFTAKMKSGFWPALRMNWRVWTPVQFININYIPVQFRVLFANLVALFWYAYLASLGK, encoded by the exons ATGGCGCCGGCGGCGTCGAAGCTGCGGGCGGAGGCTGGACTAGAGCCGCTCCCGCGGCGGGCGCTCTCCCAGTACCTGCGCCTTTTGCGGCTCTACCCAGTACTCACCAAAGCGGCCACCAG TGGCATTTTGTCAGCACTTGGGAACTTCCTGGCACAGTTGATtgagaagaagcagaaaaaagaaaactgctctCAAAAGCTAGATGTCAGCGGGCCTCTCAGATATGCTATCTATGG GTTTTTTTTTACAGGGCCGCTGGGTCACTTCTTCTACCTCTTGATGGAGCGCTGGATCCCTTCCGATGTCCCCTTGGCAGGCATCAAGAGGCTCCTCCTGGACCGCCTTCTCTTCGCACCTGCCTTCCTGTCTTTGTTCTTCCTTGTCATGAACTTCCTGGAG GGGCAGGACACCGCCGCTTTCACTGCCAAGATGAAGAGCGGGTTCTGGCCGGCGCTGCGGATGAACTGGCGAGTGTGGACACCTGTGCAGTTTATTAACATCAACTATATCCCTGTGCAG TTCCGGGTGCTTTTTGCAAACTTGGTGGCTCTGTTCTGGTACGCCTACCTGGCCTCTCTGGGGAAGTGA
- the PXMP2 gene encoding peroxisomal membrane protein 2 isoform X3 has translation MAPAASKLRAEAGLEPLPRRALSQYLRLLRLYPVLTKAATSGILSALGNFLAQLIEKKQKKENCSQKLDVSGPLRYAIYGFFFTGPLGHFFYLLMERWIPSDVPLAGIKRLLLDRLLFAPAFLSLFFLVMNFLEGQDTAAFTAKMKSGFWPALRMNWRVWTPVQFININYIPVQMQV, from the exons ATGGCGCCGGCGGCGTCGAAGCTGCGGGCGGAGGCTGGACTAGAGCCGCTCCCGCGGCGGGCGCTCTCCCAGTACCTGCGCCTTTTGCGGCTCTACCCAGTACTCACCAAAGCGGCCACCAG TGGCATTTTGTCAGCACTTGGGAACTTCCTGGCACAGTTGATtgagaagaagcagaaaaaagaaaactgctctCAAAAGCTAGATGTCAGCGGGCCTCTCAGATATGCTATCTATGG GTTTTTTTTTACAGGGCCGCTGGGTCACTTCTTCTACCTCTTGATGGAGCGCTGGATCCCTTCCGATGTCCCCTTGGCAGGCATCAAGAGGCTCCTCCTGGACCGCCTTCTCTTCGCACCTGCCTTCCTGTCTTTGTTCTTCCTTGTCATGAACTTCCTGGAG GGGCAGGACACCGCCGCTTTCACTGCCAAGATGAAGAGCGGGTTCTGGCCGGCGCTGCGGATGAACTGGCGAGTGTGGACACCTGTGCAGTTTATTAACATCAACTATATCCCTGTGCAG ATGCAGGTATAA
- the PGAM5 gene encoding serine/threonine-protein phosphatase PGAM5, mitochondrial isoform X3 produces the protein MAFRQALQLAACGLAGGSAAVLFSAVAVGKPRAGGDAEPRVVEPAAWAGAARPGPGVWDPNWDRREPLSLVNLRKRNLESGEEELTSRLDHCKAKATRHIFLIRHSQYHVDASLEKDRTLTPLGREQAELTGLRLASLGLKFNKIVHSSMTRAVETTDIISKHLPGVCKVSTDLLREGAPIEPDPPVSHWKPEAVYYEDGARIEAAFRNYIHRADAKQQEDSYEIFICHANVIRYIVCRALQFPPEGWLRLSLNNGSITHLVVRPDGRVALRALGDTGFMPPDKISRS, from the exons ATGGCGTTCCGGCAGGCGCTACAGCTGGCGGCCTGCGGCCTGGCCGGAGGCTCGGCCGCGGTGCTCTTCTCGGCAGTGGCGGTGGGGAAGCCCCGCGCGGGCGGGGACGCGGAGCCGCGCGTGGTCGAGCCCGCGGCGTGGGCGGGGGCCGCGCGCCCCGGGCCCGGCGTCTGGGACCCCAACTGGGACAG GAGAGAACCGCTGTCCCTGGTCAACCTGCGGAAGAGGAACCTAGAGTCTGGAGAAGAGGAGCTGACGTCCAGACTGGACCACTGCAAGGCCAAGGCCACACGGCACATCTTCCTCATCAGGCACTCGCAGTACCACGTGGAcgcctccctggagaaggaccgCACGCTGACGCCCCTAG GTCGTGAGCAGGCTGAACTAACTGGTCTCCGACTTGCAAGCTTGGGGTTGAAGTTTAATAAAATCGTCCATTCCTCCATGACCCGTGCGGTAGAAACCACTGACATCATCAGCAAACACCTGCCAG GCGTCTGCAAGGTCAGCACAGACCTGCTGAGGGAAGGCGCCCCCATCGAGCCTGACCCCCCCGTGTCTCACTGGAAGCCGGAGGCTGTG TATTATGAAGATGGAGCGCGGATCGAGGCTGCCTTCCGGAACTACATCCACCGGGCGGACGCCAAGCAGCAGGAGGACAGCTATGAGATCTTCATCTGCCACGCCAATGTCATTCGCTACATCGTGTGCCG GGCACTGCAGTTCCCTCCAGAAGGCTGGCTCCGCCTTTCCCTCAACAACGGCAGCATTACTCACCTGGTGGTCCGGCCCGATGGCCGAGTGGCTCTCAGGGCCCTTGGGGACACAGGGTTCATGCCTCCTGACAAGATTTCCCGTTCCTGA
- the PGAM5 gene encoding serine/threonine-protein phosphatase PGAM5, mitochondrial isoform X2, which produces MAFRQALQLAACGLAGGSAAVLFSAVAVGKPRAGGDAEPRVVEPAAWAGAARPGPGVWDPNWDRREPLSLVNLRKRNLESGEEELTSRLDHCKAKATRHIFLIRHSQYHVDASLEKDRTLTPLGREQAELTGLRLASLGLKFNKIVHSSMTRAVETTDIISKHLPGVCKVSTDLLREGAPIEPDPPVSHWKPEAVQYYEDGARIEAAFRNYIHRADAKQQEDSYEIFICHANVIRYIVCRALQFPPEGWLRLSLNNGSITHLVVRPDGRVALRALGDTGFMPPDKISRS; this is translated from the exons ATGGCGTTCCGGCAGGCGCTACAGCTGGCGGCCTGCGGCCTGGCCGGAGGCTCGGCCGCGGTGCTCTTCTCGGCAGTGGCGGTGGGGAAGCCCCGCGCGGGCGGGGACGCGGAGCCGCGCGTGGTCGAGCCCGCGGCGTGGGCGGGGGCCGCGCGCCCCGGGCCCGGCGTCTGGGACCCCAACTGGGACAG GAGAGAACCGCTGTCCCTGGTCAACCTGCGGAAGAGGAACCTAGAGTCTGGAGAAGAGGAGCTGACGTCCAGACTGGACCACTGCAAGGCCAAGGCCACACGGCACATCTTCCTCATCAGGCACTCGCAGTACCACGTGGAcgcctccctggagaaggaccgCACGCTGACGCCCCTAG GTCGTGAGCAGGCTGAACTAACTGGTCTCCGACTTGCAAGCTTGGGGTTGAAGTTTAATAAAATCGTCCATTCCTCCATGACCCGTGCGGTAGAAACCACTGACATCATCAGCAAACACCTGCCAG GCGTCTGCAAGGTCAGCACAGACCTGCTGAGGGAAGGCGCCCCCATCGAGCCTGACCCCCCCGTGTCTCACTGGAAGCCGGAGGCTGTG CAGTATTATGAAGATGGAGCGCGGATCGAGGCTGCCTTCCGGAACTACATCCACCGGGCGGACGCCAAGCAGCAGGAGGACAGCTATGAGATCTTCATCTGCCACGCCAATGTCATTCGCTACATCGTGTGCCG GGCACTGCAGTTCCCTCCAGAAGGCTGGCTCCGCCTTTCCCTCAACAACGGCAGCATTACTCACCTGGTGGTCCGGCCCGATGGCCGAGTGGCTCTCAGGGCCCTTGGGGACACAGGGTTCATGCCTCCTGACAAGATTTCCCGTTCCTGA
- the PGAM5 gene encoding serine/threonine-protein phosphatase PGAM5, mitochondrial isoform X1 — MAFRQALQLAACGLAGGSAAVLFSAVAVGKPRAGGDAEPRVVEPAAWAGAARPGPGVWDPNWDRREPLSLVNLRKRNLESGEEELTSRLDHCKAKATRHIFLIRHSQYHVDASLEKDRTLTPLGREQAELTGLRLASLGLKFNKIVHSSMTRAVETTDIISKHLPGVCKVSTDLLREGAPIEPDPPVSHWKPEAVVKTLPPGAASCGEQPPLCPWAPGGSGAHTAIRTIPSSAPSSIMKMERGSRLPSGTTSTGRTPSSRRTAMRSSSATPMSFATSCAGEGSCRMPLALLSLLPAYAHSVSPPSPAGGLVEWLSVQFSHDCVFLVGTDQTKCPPLAVFPGRCCGCLVQALCAGCSHCKVTFYMPTPHFPDMQ; from the exons ATGGCGTTCCGGCAGGCGCTACAGCTGGCGGCCTGCGGCCTGGCCGGAGGCTCGGCCGCGGTGCTCTTCTCGGCAGTGGCGGTGGGGAAGCCCCGCGCGGGCGGGGACGCGGAGCCGCGCGTGGTCGAGCCCGCGGCGTGGGCGGGGGCCGCGCGCCCCGGGCCCGGCGTCTGGGACCCCAACTGGGACAG GAGAGAACCGCTGTCCCTGGTCAACCTGCGGAAGAGGAACCTAGAGTCTGGAGAAGAGGAGCTGACGTCCAGACTGGACCACTGCAAGGCCAAGGCCACACGGCACATCTTCCTCATCAGGCACTCGCAGTACCACGTGGAcgcctccctggagaaggaccgCACGCTGACGCCCCTAG GTCGTGAGCAGGCTGAACTAACTGGTCTCCGACTTGCAAGCTTGGGGTTGAAGTTTAATAAAATCGTCCATTCCTCCATGACCCGTGCGGTAGAAACCACTGACATCATCAGCAAACACCTGCCAG GCGTCTGCAAGGTCAGCACAGACCTGCTGAGGGAAGGCGCCCCCATCGAGCCTGACCCCCCCGTGTCTCACTGGAAGCCGGAGGCTGTGGTAAAAACACTCCCCCCCGGGGCAGCCTCCTGTGGGGAGCAGCCTCCACTCTGCCCTTGGGCTCCTGGTGGCAGCGGGGCCCACACTGCCATACGCACGATTCCTTCTTCTGCCCCTAGCAGTATTATGAAGATGGAGCGCGGATCGAGGCTGCCTTCCGGAACTACATCCACCGGGCGGACGCCAAGCAGCAGGAGGACAGCTATGAGATCTTCATCTGCCACGCCAATGTCATTCGCTACATCGTGTGCCGGTGAGGGGTCCTGCCGGATGCCCTTGGCCCTACTTTCCCTCCTGCCAGCCTATGCCCACAGCGTGTCTCCTCCAAGTCCAGCTGGTGGTCTGGTAGAATGGCTTTCAGTCCAGTTTTCTCATGACTGTGTGTTTTTGGTGGGAACAGACCAGACCAAATGCCCTCCGTTGGCAGTCTTTCCCGGGCGATGTTGTGGTTGCTTGGTTCAGGCGCTATGCGCCGGCTGCTCACACTGCAAAGTCACATTTTATATGCCAACACCCCATTTCCCTGACATGCAGTGA
- the PXMP2 gene encoding peroxisomal membrane protein 2 isoform X4: MAPAASKLRAEAGLEPLPRRALSQYLRLLRLYPVLTKAATSGILSALGNFLAQLIEKKQKKENCSQKLDVSGPLRYAIYGAAGSLLLPLDGALDPFRCPLGRHQEAPPGPPSLRTCLPVFVLPCHELPGGAGHRRFHCQDEERVLAGAADELASVDTCAVY; the protein is encoded by the exons ATGGCGCCGGCGGCGTCGAAGCTGCGGGCGGAGGCTGGACTAGAGCCGCTCCCGCGGCGGGCGCTCTCCCAGTACCTGCGCCTTTTGCGGCTCTACCCAGTACTCACCAAAGCGGCCACCAG TGGCATTTTGTCAGCACTTGGGAACTTCCTGGCACAGTTGATtgagaagaagcagaaaaaagaaaactgctctCAAAAGCTAGATGTCAGCGGGCCTCTCAGATATGCTATCTATGG GGCCGCTGGGTCACTTCTTCTACCTCTTGATGGAGCGCTGGATCCCTTCCGATGTCCCCTTGGCAGGCATCAAGAGGCTCCTCCTGGACCGCCTTCTCTTCGCACCTGCCTTCCTGTCTTTGTTCTTCCTTGTCATGAACTTCCTGGAG GGGCAGGACACCGCCGCTTTCACTGCCAAGATGAAGAGCGGGTTCTGGCCGGCGCTGCGGATGAACTGGCGAGTGTGGACACCTGTGCAGTTTATTAA